In Schistocerca cancellata isolate TAMUIC-IGC-003103 chromosome 7, iqSchCanc2.1, whole genome shotgun sequence, a genomic segment contains:
- the LOC126092455 gene encoding 39S ribosomal protein L27, mitochondrial codes for MAFVLKWDAVVDTLVKRNSSLLNFGFARFASKKTGSSTKNKKGHPRPKHRGWRVQDGCFVQKGTILATQLTTRFHPGLHVGFGRNGTLYALEPGKVVITCEKTQPNWEHSWIQRNYVGRQGQIIYKKFFNVLPVPQEGRFRLIDTI; via the exons ATGGCGTTTGTTTTGAAGTGGGATGCAGTTGTCGATACACTGGTGAAGAGGAATAGCAGTCTGTTGAATTTTG GCTTTGCAAGATTCGCTTCAAAGAAAACCGGAAGCAGCACGAAGAACAAAAAGGGCCATCCTCGTCCTAAACACAGGGGCTGGAGGGTCCAGGATGGATGTTTTGTTCAGAAAGGTACTATTCTGGCAACTCAATTGACAACACGATTTCACCCTGGTCTTCAT GTtggctttggaagaaatggtaccCTTTATGCCTTGGAACCTGGCAAAGTAGTTATCACATGTGAAAAAACACAACCAAATTGGGAGCATTCATGGATTCAGAGAAATTATGTTGGGAGACAGGGTCAGATCATATACAAAAAGTTTTTTAATGTGTTACCAGTTCCTCAAGAAGGGCGTTTTAGGCTTATCGATACCATATAG